A section of the Streptomyces sp. NBC_00178 genome encodes:
- a CDS encoding FAD/NAD(P)-binding protein, whose amino-acid sequence MSRTPVLAVIGGGPRGTGVVERIAANAAELYGDRPLDIHLVDPYPPGGGRIWRADQSPLLWMNSMAEDVTMYTDDTVQLDGPVRPGPALHTWAARVRDGRTVIDAVPEVLEEIRRLGDQDFPSRRLQSAYLRWVYDQARAALPPGITVHEHKGLAHRVSGPRDGRQHVWIEGTAEPVVADLVVLTVGHLDAEPDDEQTALSAFAARHGLVHLPPDFTADTDLTALPAGEPVIVRGLGLAFIDLMVLLTEGRGGRHENGVYVPSGQEPVLYVGSRRGVPYHSKIGYTWQGERPPLPRHFGPEQLTEALNRPGPADFRRDLWPLIARELGHAHYHRLFTAHPERTAVGLADFEEKYAVADPGSPELAALVASAVPDPADRLDLDALDRPLDGVRHASYDTLQDTLRDYITADLARRHDPRHSPDLAVFLGLLSAYAQLTRLGGDTGSHWHGFFSYLASGPPGQRLRELLALSRAGIVRFLGAETTVETDEEQGVFRARSATVPGACTEARALVEARLPDPSLRRTRSTLLSGLYADGAAGTESGLLAVDPADSRILDRDGRPHPRRFALGPYTTARSSGAFTRPRTGGPAFRQNDATARTALAFLRDLSCRDLRTA is encoded by the coding sequence ATGAGCCGCACACCCGTCCTCGCCGTCATAGGCGGCGGACCGCGCGGCACCGGAGTCGTCGAACGCATCGCCGCCAACGCCGCCGAGCTGTACGGCGACCGGCCCCTCGACATCCACCTCGTCGACCCGTACCCGCCCGGCGGCGGCCGGATCTGGCGCGCGGACCAGTCCCCGCTGCTCTGGATGAACTCCATGGCCGAGGACGTCACCATGTACACCGACGACACGGTCCAGCTCGACGGGCCCGTACGCCCCGGACCCGCGCTCCACACCTGGGCCGCCCGCGTGCGCGACGGACGGACCGTCATCGACGCCGTCCCCGAGGTCCTGGAGGAGATCCGCCGGCTCGGCGACCAGGACTTCCCCAGCAGGCGGCTGCAGAGCGCCTATCTGCGCTGGGTGTACGACCAGGCGCGCGCCGCGCTCCCGCCCGGCATCACCGTCCACGAGCACAAGGGGCTCGCGCACCGCGTCTCCGGACCCCGGGACGGCCGCCAGCACGTCTGGATCGAGGGGACCGCCGAACCGGTCGTGGCCGACCTCGTCGTCCTCACCGTCGGGCACCTCGACGCGGAACCGGACGACGAGCAGACGGCGCTCTCCGCGTTCGCCGCGCGGCACGGACTCGTCCACCTGCCACCGGACTTCACCGCCGACACCGACCTGACCGCCCTGCCCGCCGGGGAACCCGTCATCGTGCGCGGCCTCGGCCTCGCCTTCATCGACCTGATGGTGCTGCTCACCGAAGGCCGGGGCGGGCGCCACGAGAACGGTGTCTACGTACCCTCCGGCCAGGAGCCCGTCCTGTACGTCGGATCCCGGCGCGGGGTCCCCTACCACTCCAAGATCGGCTACACCTGGCAGGGCGAACGCCCGCCCCTGCCGCGCCACTTCGGTCCGGAGCAGCTGACGGAGGCCCTGAACCGCCCCGGCCCCGCGGACTTCCGCCGCGACCTGTGGCCGCTGATCGCCAGGGAGCTCGGCCACGCCCACTACCACCGGCTGTTCACGGCCCACCCCGAGCGCACCGCCGTCGGCCTGGCCGACTTCGAGGAGAAGTACGCGGTCGCGGATCCCGGCAGCCCCGAACTCGCCGCCCTCGTCGCGTCCGCCGTACCCGACCCGGCTGACCGGCTCGACCTGGACGCCCTCGACCGGCCGCTCGACGGGGTGCGCCACGCCTCGTACGACACCTTGCAGGACACCCTGCGCGACTACATCACCGCCGACCTCGCACGCCGCCACGACCCCCGGCACAGCCCCGACCTCGCGGTGTTCCTCGGACTGCTCTCCGCCTACGCGCAGCTGACCCGGCTGGGCGGCGACACGGGCAGCCACTGGCACGGCTTCTTCAGCTACCTCGCCTCGGGCCCGCCCGGGCAGCGCCTGCGCGAACTCCTCGCCCTCTCACGGGCCGGGATCGTGCGCTTCCTCGGCGCGGAAACGACCGTCGAGACCGACGAGGAGCAGGGCGTCTTCCGGGCCCGCAGCGCCACCGTCCCCGGCGCCTGCACGGAGGCCCGCGCCCTCGTCGAGGCCAGGCTGCCCGACCCGTCTCTGCGTCGCACCCGCAGCACCCTGCTGAGCGGCCTGTACGCGGACGGGGCCGCGGGCACCGAGTCGGGACTGCTCGCCGTCGACCCCGCCGACAGCCGGATCCTGGACCGCGACGGCCGTCCGCACCCGCGCCGCTTCGCACTCGGCCCCTACACCACCGCCCGCTCCAGCGGCGCCTTCACCCGGCCGCGCACCGGCGGGCCGGCCTTCCGGCAGAACGACGCCACCGCCCGCACGGCCCTCGCGTTCCTGCGCGACCTCTCCTGTCGGGACCTCCGCACCGCCTGA
- a CDS encoding amino acid ABC transporter ATP-binding protein, with amino-acid sequence MVEIHSVHKNFGPLEVLRGIDLSVRTGEVTVVLGPSGSGKSTLLRTINHLEKVDRGWISVDGTLVGYRRSGDKLYELREREVLRQRTRIGFVFQNFNLFPHLTVLENIIEAPVSALGRPRKEAVEAAERLLARVGLADKAGAYPKQLSGGQQQRVAIARALALEPKLLLFDEPTSALDPELVGEVLDVIKDLAHGGTTMIVVTHEIGFAREVADTVVFMDEGRIVEQGPPADVLDHPVQERTRAFLSKVL; translated from the coding sequence ATGGTCGAGATCCACTCCGTCCACAAGAACTTCGGCCCGCTCGAAGTGCTCCGGGGCATCGACCTGTCCGTACGCACGGGGGAGGTGACCGTCGTCCTCGGCCCCTCCGGCTCGGGGAAGTCCACCCTCCTGCGCACCATCAACCACCTGGAGAAGGTCGACCGGGGCTGGATCAGCGTCGACGGCACCCTGGTCGGCTACCGCAGGTCCGGCGACAAGCTGTACGAACTGCGCGAACGCGAGGTCCTGCGCCAGCGCACCCGGATCGGCTTCGTCTTCCAGAACTTCAACCTCTTCCCGCACCTCACCGTCCTCGAGAACATCATCGAGGCCCCGGTCTCCGCGCTCGGGCGGCCCCGCAAGGAAGCCGTCGAGGCGGCGGAGCGGCTGCTGGCGCGCGTCGGACTCGCCGACAAGGCCGGCGCCTACCCCAAGCAGCTCTCCGGCGGCCAGCAGCAACGCGTCGCGATCGCCCGCGCCCTCGCCCTGGAACCGAAGCTGCTGCTCTTCGACGAGCCGACCTCGGCACTCGACCCCGAACTCGTCGGCGAGGTCCTCGACGTCATCAAGGACCTCGCCCACGGCGGCACCACGATGATCGTCGTCACGCACGAGATCGGCTTCGCCCGCGAGGTCGCCGACACCGTCGTCTTCATGGACGAGGGGAGGATCGTCGAACAGGGCCCGCCCGCCGACGTGCTCGACCACCCGGTCCAGGAACGCACCCGCGCCTTCCTCTCCAAGGTCCTCTGA
- a CDS encoding NtaA/DmoA family FMN-dependent monooxygenase (This protein belongs to a clade of FMN-dependent monooxygenases, within a broader family of flavin-dependent oxidoreductases, the luciferase-like monooxygenase (LMM) family, some of whose members use coenzyme F420 rather than FMN.), with protein MHLAAHFPGVNSTTVWADPRSRSQIDFSSFEHLARTAERGRFDFFFLAEGLRLREHNGRIHDLDVVGRPESLTVLNALAAVTDRLGLAATVNATFNEPYELARRLATLDHLSAGRAAWNVVTSSDAFTGENFRRGGYLDRADRYTRAAEFVATARELWDSWTPDGTSRPFTHSGPQFDIAGEFTVPRSPQGHPVVIQAGDSGEGREFAASTADVIFTRHGTLEAGRTFYADVKGRLAKYGRQPEDLKIMPGVTVVLGDTDAEAQHNAAEIRAQQVSPQNAILALEQVWGRDLSAYDPDGPLPDIDPDPASSLVQGRVRVADPLAVAAKWRALSEAKGLSIRRTVIESTARQSFIGSPVTVAAELTRFVADDAADGFILVPHLTPGGLDGFVDRVVPLLQESGAFRSEYTGSTLRSHLGLAEPVWKG; from the coding sequence ATGCACCTCGCCGCCCACTTCCCCGGCGTCAACAGCACCACGGTGTGGGCCGACCCCCGCTCCCGCAGCCAGATCGACTTCAGCTCCTTCGAGCACCTGGCGAGGACGGCGGAGCGCGGCAGGTTCGACTTCTTCTTCCTCGCCGAGGGGCTCCGCCTGCGCGAGCACAACGGCCGCATCCACGACCTGGACGTGGTGGGCCGCCCCGAGTCCCTCACCGTCCTGAACGCACTGGCCGCCGTCACGGACCGGCTGGGGCTCGCGGCCACGGTCAACGCCACCTTCAACGAGCCCTACGAACTGGCCCGCCGCCTGGCCACGCTCGACCACCTCAGCGCCGGCCGCGCGGCGTGGAACGTTGTGACCTCCTCGGACGCCTTCACCGGCGAGAACTTCCGCCGCGGCGGCTATCTCGACCGCGCCGACCGGTACACCCGCGCCGCCGAGTTCGTGGCGACCGCGCGGGAACTGTGGGACTCCTGGACGCCGGACGGCACGTCCCGGCCGTTCACCCACTCCGGACCGCAGTTCGACATCGCCGGGGAGTTCACCGTCCCCCGCTCACCCCAGGGGCACCCGGTCGTCATCCAGGCGGGGGACTCCGGCGAGGGCCGGGAGTTCGCCGCCTCCACCGCCGACGTCATCTTCACCCGGCACGGCACCCTGGAGGCCGGCCGGACGTTCTACGCCGACGTGAAGGGACGCCTGGCGAAGTACGGCAGGCAGCCCGAGGACCTGAAGATCATGCCTGGTGTCACCGTCGTGCTCGGCGACACCGACGCGGAGGCCCAGCACAACGCGGCGGAGATCCGCGCCCAGCAGGTCTCGCCGCAGAACGCCATCCTCGCCCTCGAACAGGTCTGGGGCCGCGACCTCTCCGCGTACGACCCCGACGGCCCTCTGCCCGACATCGACCCCGACCCCGCTTCGAGCCTGGTCCAGGGGAGGGTGAGGGTCGCGGACCCCCTCGCCGTGGCCGCGAAGTGGCGCGCGCTCTCGGAGGCCAAGGGGCTCTCGATCCGGCGTACGGTCATCGAGTCCACGGCCCGGCAGTCCTTCATCGGCTCACCGGTGACGGTCGCCGCCGAGCTGACGAGGTTCGTCGCCGACGACGCGGCCGACGGCTTCATCCTCGTACCGCATCTCACCCCGGGCGGCCTCGACGGCTTCGTGGACCGGGTCGTCCCGCTCCTCCAGGAGAGTGGAGCCTTCCGCTCCGAATACACCGGCTCCACGCTGAGGTCGCACCTCGGCCTGGCCGAGCCGGTATGGAAAGGTTGA
- a CDS encoding amino acid ABC transporter permease, whose protein sequence is MSLTSDPPVDTPAGAGPGEDAAALEYAALKVVPVRHPWRWVAVAVTAVLLAQFVNGLITNPGWEWDVFARFFTTETILHAVWITLQLTFYGTVIGFALGIVLAFMRLSASPFLRAVAYAYIWAFRSIPLIVQLLFWFNLAYLYKELRFGIPFGPGFVSFDTMNLVGAMSAAVLGLALHQAAYAAEIVRGGVLAVDSGQLEAAAALGIPRLRQLRRIVLPQAMRSILPNAANEIISLFKGTSIVSVMAIGELFYQVQVVYGRNGRVVPLLMVATVWYILLTTALSVLQHYVERHYAKGAVR, encoded by the coding sequence ATGTCGCTGACCAGCGATCCACCCGTCGACACCCCCGCGGGGGCCGGCCCCGGCGAAGACGCCGCGGCCCTGGAGTACGCCGCCCTGAAAGTCGTCCCCGTGCGCCACCCCTGGCGCTGGGTCGCGGTGGCCGTGACCGCCGTCCTGCTCGCCCAGTTCGTGAACGGGCTGATCACCAACCCCGGCTGGGAATGGGACGTCTTCGCCCGCTTCTTCACCACCGAGACCATCCTCCACGCGGTCTGGATCACACTCCAGCTGACCTTCTACGGCACGGTGATCGGCTTCGCGCTGGGCATCGTCCTGGCCTTCATGCGGCTGTCCGCCAGCCCGTTCCTCAGGGCGGTCGCGTACGCCTACATCTGGGCCTTCCGCTCGATCCCGCTCATCGTCCAGCTGCTGTTCTGGTTCAACCTCGCCTACCTCTACAAGGAGCTCCGCTTCGGCATCCCGTTCGGGCCCGGCTTCGTCTCCTTCGACACCATGAACCTCGTCGGCGCGATGAGCGCCGCCGTGCTCGGGCTCGCCCTGCACCAGGCCGCCTACGCCGCGGAGATCGTCCGCGGCGGCGTACTCGCCGTGGACAGCGGCCAGTTGGAGGCCGCAGCCGCGCTCGGCATCCCCCGGCTCCGTCAGCTGCGGCGCATCGTGCTGCCGCAGGCCATGCGCTCCATCCTGCCCAACGCCGCCAACGAGATCATCTCCCTCTTCAAGGGCACCTCGATCGTCTCCGTCATGGCGATCGGCGAACTCTTCTACCAGGTCCAGGTCGTCTACGGGCGCAACGGCCGGGTCGTGCCGCTGCTCATGGTCGCCACCGTCTGGTACATCCTCCTGACCACCGCGCTCTCCGTCCTCCAGCACTACGTCGAACGTCACTACGCCAAGGGGGCCGTGCGATGA
- a CDS encoding DUF1684 domain-containing protein codes for MSTDAQQDSGEEFHAWQRWHEGRIVAVAAPHGPLALTGTHWLADHPEGRIPAVPGQWTEDGDEVVLTAGPEDTLTVDGKPFTGEVRLDADRGAIDTSRVAQGERRLVVLRREGLWAVRDFDPLSPARHAFRTIDATPYDPRWSLEGTYRPYAAEKNIRVGNADGRERGLGLSGEIAFTVDGTEHTLQVAVEPDGSLWAVFADTTSGTSSYRFRFLRPRAPGEDGSVRVDFNRALLPPCAFADHFICPFPPPGNTLAVAVPAGERNRIDG; via the coding sequence ATGAGCACGGACGCACAGCAGGACAGCGGCGAGGAGTTCCACGCCTGGCAGCGCTGGCACGAGGGGCGCATCGTCGCGGTGGCCGCGCCGCACGGCCCGCTCGCCCTCACCGGTACCCACTGGCTCGCCGACCATCCGGAGGGTCGCATTCCGGCCGTTCCCGGGCAGTGGACCGAGGACGGCGACGAGGTCGTGCTCACCGCCGGCCCCGAAGACACGCTGACCGTCGACGGTAAACCGTTCACCGGCGAGGTCCGCCTGGACGCGGACCGCGGTGCCATCGACACGTCGAGGGTGGCCCAGGGGGAGCGCCGCCTGGTCGTGCTGCGCCGTGAAGGGCTCTGGGCGGTGCGGGACTTCGACCCGCTCTCGCCGGCCAGGCACGCCTTCCGGACCATCGACGCCACCCCGTACGACCCGCGCTGGTCGCTGGAGGGCACCTACCGGCCGTACGCCGCCGAGAAGAACATCAGGGTCGGTAACGCCGACGGGCGCGAGCGGGGGCTGGGGCTCTCGGGCGAGATCGCCTTCACCGTGGACGGAACCGAGCACACCCTCCAGGTGGCGGTCGAGCCGGACGGCTCCCTCTGGGCCGTCTTCGCCGACACCACCAGCGGCACGAGCAGTTACCGCTTCCGCTTCCTGCGGCCCCGGGCACCCGGTGAGGACGGCAGCGTGCGGGTCGACTTCAATCGTGCGCTGCTGCCGCCGTGCGCCTTCGCCGACCACTTCATCTGCCCCTTCCCGCCGCCCGGCAACACGCTCGCCGTGGCCGTGCCGGCGGGGGAGCGGAACCGCATCGACGGCTGA
- a CDS encoding LLM class flavin-dependent oxidoreductase: MSATRPLHLAAEIGGPPRYDAGSHVALARLAEQGTLDYVTLDDSFARPGPDALAVLARVAPATTRIGLVPTVTTTHTEPFHVSSAVATLDWVSKGRAGWQADVSATEAEARLFGRRSAAPAAALWREAGEVADVGARLWDSWEDDAEIRDVATGRFVDRDKLHYVDFEGGTFSVRGPAIVPRPPQGHPVTVIDGTSGPAREPAARYADVVHVRATSPEQAESLAGDLRRRAAAHGRDPGTLRVLAALTVDLGDAETAPEPGLGSGPRPAGPGTYFRGGPVDLAEHITRWHRGGAVDGFHLTPIAPERDLERIVNGTVALLQHRSLFRTFYPGGTLREHLGLARPAGRLAAASTSEPQS; the protein is encoded by the coding sequence ATGTCCGCCACCAGGCCACTCCACCTCGCCGCCGAGATCGGCGGCCCGCCCCGCTACGACGCCGGCAGCCACGTCGCCCTCGCCCGCCTCGCCGAGCAGGGCACCCTCGACTACGTCACCCTCGACGACTCCTTCGCCCGCCCCGGCCCCGACGCACTCGCCGTGCTCGCACGCGTGGCCCCGGCCACCACCCGGATCGGCCTCGTGCCGACCGTCACCACGACACACACCGAGCCCTTCCACGTCTCGTCCGCCGTCGCCACCCTCGACTGGGTGAGCAAGGGCCGGGCGGGCTGGCAGGCCGACGTGTCCGCCACCGAGGCCGAGGCGCGCCTGTTCGGCCGCCGGTCCGCCGCCCCCGCCGCCGCGCTGTGGCGGGAGGCCGGCGAGGTGGCCGACGTCGGGGCACGGCTCTGGGACAGCTGGGAGGACGACGCGGAGATACGCGACGTCGCCACCGGCCGCTTCGTCGACCGCGACAAACTGCACTACGTCGACTTCGAGGGCGGCACCTTCTCCGTCCGGGGCCCGGCCATCGTGCCCCGCCCACCGCAGGGACACCCCGTGACCGTCATCGACGGCACGAGCGGCCCGGCGAGGGAGCCCGCCGCCCGGTACGCCGATGTCGTACACGTGCGGGCGACCTCACCCGAGCAGGCCGAGTCGCTCGCCGGTGACCTGCGGCGCAGAGCCGCCGCCCACGGGCGCGACCCCGGCACCCTGCGGGTCCTGGCCGCTCTCACCGTCGACCTCGGGGACGCGGAGACGGCACCCGAACCCGGGCTGGGGAGCGGTCCGCGACCGGCCGGGCCGGGAACCTATTTCCGGGGCGGACCCGTCGACCTCGCCGAGCACATCACCCGGTGGCACCGGGGCGGGGCCGTGGACGGTTTCCACCTGACGCCGATCGCCCCGGAACGCGATCTGGAGCGGATCGTCAACGGGACCGTGGCCCTGCTCCAGCACCGCAGCCTGTTCCGCACCTTCTACCCGGGCGGCACCCTCCGCGAGCACCTCGGCCTGGCCCGCCCGGCCGGCCGCCTCGCCGCCGCGAGCACCTCGGAGCCGCAGTCATGA
- a CDS encoding amino acid ABC transporter permease → MPAQTDSPPSSPPAPPRKNDDARAPVPRIVPVRRTGQWTAAVVVLALLAGALVSVVRNDAFQWDVVGEHLTTDSVLRGLGLTLWLTGLVMMLGFALGTLLAVFRLSGNPVLRGVSWGYIWLFRSTPILVQLLFWFNIGALYPQILGVDTVNLLGPVAVAVIGLTLHEAAYAAEVVRGGILSVEPGQIEAAQSLGLGPWRRLRRIVLPQAMRSIVPPAGNMLIGTLKGTSIVSIIAVQDLLYSVQLVYHRTYEVIPLLLVATLWYVAVTSLLSVGQHYVERHYARGTAGAR, encoded by the coding sequence ATGCCCGCGCAGACAGACAGCCCTCCCTCCTCGCCCCCCGCCCCGCCCCGCAAGAACGACGACGCCCGGGCACCGGTCCCGCGCATCGTCCCCGTACGCCGAACAGGGCAGTGGACAGCGGCCGTCGTGGTCCTGGCCCTCCTCGCCGGGGCCCTGGTGTCCGTCGTCCGCAACGACGCCTTCCAGTGGGACGTCGTCGGCGAACACCTGACGACCGACTCCGTGCTCCGGGGCCTCGGACTGACTCTGTGGCTGACCGGCCTGGTGATGATGCTCGGCTTCGCCCTGGGCACCCTGCTCGCCGTGTTCAGGCTCTCCGGCAACCCCGTCCTGCGGGGCGTCAGCTGGGGCTACATCTGGCTGTTCAGGTCCACACCGATCCTGGTGCAGCTGCTCTTCTGGTTCAACATCGGCGCGCTCTACCCGCAGATCCTCGGCGTGGACACGGTCAACCTTCTCGGTCCCGTCGCCGTCGCCGTCATCGGACTCACGCTCCACGAGGCCGCGTACGCCGCCGAAGTGGTCCGCGGCGGAATCCTGTCCGTCGAGCCCGGCCAGATCGAGGCCGCCCAGTCGCTGGGCCTCGGGCCCTGGCGCCGGCTCCGCCGGATCGTGCTGCCGCAGGCCATGCGCTCCATCGTCCCGCCCGCCGGGAACATGCTGATCGGGACGCTCAAGGGCACCTCGATCGTCAGCATCATCGCCGTACAGGACCTGCTCTACTCGGTGCAGCTCGTCTACCACCGCACCTACGAGGTCATCCCGCTCCTGCTGGTCGCCACCCTCTGGTACGTCGCCGTCACCTCGCTGCTGTCCGTCGGCCAGCACTACGTCGAACGGCACTACGCGCGCGGCACGGCGGGTGCACGATGA
- a CDS encoding S1 family peptidase — protein sequence MNQHTTPRNGTTVRRSRITAVTAGLVAVAALAVPAAEADQPGTYSAARLAAAGAAVLEADVAGTAWNTDPATGRVVVTADSTVTPADIAKIKESAGADAGALRIERTPGKLTKLISGGDAVHASSWRCSLGFNVRSGSTYYFLTAGHCTDGAGTWWSDSARTTVLGTTTGSSFPTNDYGIVRYTNASVTKSGTVGSQDITSAADATVGMSVTRRGSTTGTHSGTVTALNAAVNYGGGDIVLGLIRTNVCAEPGDSGGPLYAGTRAIGLTSGGSGNCSSGGTTFFQPVTEALSAYGVSVF from the coding sequence ATGAACCAGCACACCACCCCCCGCAACGGCACCACGGTGAGACGCAGCCGGATCACCGCCGTCACCGCAGGACTCGTGGCGGTCGCCGCCCTCGCGGTCCCCGCGGCCGAAGCCGACCAGCCAGGAACCTACAGTGCCGCCCGGCTCGCCGCGGCCGGAGCGGCCGTACTCGAAGCCGACGTCGCCGGCACCGCCTGGAACACCGACCCGGCCACCGGACGCGTCGTCGTCACGGCGGACAGCACGGTCACGCCGGCGGACATCGCGAAGATCAAGGAATCCGCGGGAGCCGACGCGGGAGCCCTGCGTATCGAACGCACCCCCGGGAAACTCACCAAGCTGATCTCGGGCGGCGACGCCGTCCACGCCTCCAGCTGGCGCTGCTCCCTCGGCTTCAACGTCCGCAGCGGCAGCACGTACTACTTCCTGACCGCGGGTCACTGCACCGACGGGGCCGGCACCTGGTGGTCCGACTCGGCCCGCACCACGGTCCTCGGCACCACCACCGGCTCCAGCTTTCCCACCAACGACTACGGAATCGTTCGCTACACCAACGCCTCCGTCACCAAGTCCGGCACCGTGGGCAGCCAGGACATCACCAGCGCGGCCGACGCCACCGTGGGGATGTCCGTCACCCGCCGGGGCTCGACCACCGGAACTCACAGCGGCACCGTCACCGCCCTCAACGCCGCCGTCAACTACGGCGGCGGCGACATCGTCCTCGGCCTGATCCGCACCAACGTCTGCGCCGAACCCGGCGACTCCGGCGGCCCCCTCTACGCGGGCACCCGGGCCATCGGTCTGACCTCGGGCGGCAGCGGGAACTGCTCCTCCGGGGGCACGACCTTCTTCCAGCCGGTCACAGAAGCCCTGAGCGCCTACGGGGTGAGCGTGTTCTGA
- a CDS encoding DUF4231 domain-containing protein encodes MTAIPGPLQSMVFRSADLPALFHHTDAVAVARQREAVNSTRAQLVLLVLGTVPAALPWHAEVDGSFQLLDVIAVLAYTGVLITTYLTSRRKAKSHWQLNRSAAEFIKSNCWRYAVHGSPFDSGIQHPEAVFASRLEEGLQELRKVGWDDPRERMADSGGGLITASMRELRDKAFTVRKETYVRDRLIEQRRWYRRRMQVSRRGALVWSSTIALLTLPALVLAVLQMFGEADSFALTGSFSAAAAACLAWNEMRRHHPLVSAHSLVEEDLENMQAAMETTLTERHWAAAVFETERIVSPEHTDWLVRHRT; translated from the coding sequence ATGACAGCGATTCCCGGACCGCTGCAGAGCATGGTCTTCAGGAGCGCCGACCTGCCCGCACTCTTCCACCACACGGACGCCGTCGCCGTCGCCCGCCAGCGGGAGGCGGTCAACAGCACACGCGCACAACTGGTCCTTCTCGTCCTGGGTACCGTGCCCGCCGCGCTGCCGTGGCACGCGGAAGTCGATGGCTCGTTCCAACTCCTGGACGTGATAGCGGTGTTGGCCTACACCGGTGTCCTGATCACGACCTACCTCACCTCGCGCCGCAAAGCAAAGTCGCACTGGCAACTCAACCGCTCCGCAGCCGAGTTCATCAAGTCCAACTGCTGGCGCTACGCCGTCCACGGCTCGCCGTTCGACAGTGGCATCCAGCACCCGGAGGCGGTGTTCGCCAGCCGGCTGGAGGAGGGACTCCAGGAGTTGCGGAAGGTCGGTTGGGACGACCCCCGGGAGCGGATGGCCGACTCCGGGGGCGGGCTCATCACCGCGTCCATGCGGGAGTTACGGGACAAGGCGTTCACCGTGCGCAAGGAGACGTACGTACGGGACCGGCTGATCGAGCAGCGGCGCTGGTACCGCAGACGGATGCAGGTGTCGCGGCGCGGCGCGCTCGTCTGGTCGAGCACCATCGCCCTGCTGACGCTCCCCGCGCTGGTCCTCGCGGTGCTCCAGATGTTCGGCGAGGCCGACTCCTTCGCCCTCACCGGGTCGTTCTCCGCCGCAGCCGCGGCCTGTCTCGCCTGGAACGAGATGAGGCGCCATCACCCTCTCGTCTCGGCCCACTCCCTGGTGGAGGAGGACCTGGAGAACATGCAGGCGGCGATGGAGACGACCCTCACCGAGCGGCACTGGGCCGCGGCGGTCTTCGAGACCGAGCGGATCGTCTCCCCCGAACACACGGACTGGCTGGTCCGCCACAGGACGTGA
- a CDS encoding ABC transporter substrate-binding protein produces the protein MSVRRTLTTALATLTAAGLLTACGASDAAEDVIRPKGQKDTGINIGPDQKRIRGKKVDALAAEVPAAVRKRGTLRFGASADASPPLGFYATDDRTRIGSEIDLATLIADTLGLKPEFEEVSWENLFVGLDSSKFDGVLSNVTVTEERKEKYDFATYRLDNIAFEAKKGSGWKVKGPADVAGKTVSVASGTNQEKILVDWNEQNVKAGREPVDIKYFQKDTDYYLALQSGRIDAHLGPSPSANYHVASAGQSEIVGTLSGGGDGVQGKIAATTKKDSGLVGAYGAAIDHIIQDGSYAEVLARWGLSNEAVEKSEINPPGLPRTKS, from the coding sequence GTGTCCGTCCGCCGCACCCTCACCACCGCCCTCGCCACCCTCACCGCCGCGGGGCTGCTCACGGCCTGCGGTGCCAGTGACGCGGCCGAGGACGTCATCCGCCCCAAGGGCCAGAAGGACACCGGTATCAACATCGGCCCCGACCAGAAGCGCATCAGAGGCAAGAAGGTGGACGCCCTCGCGGCCGAGGTGCCGGCCGCCGTACGGAAGCGGGGCACGCTGCGCTTCGGCGCCAGCGCCGACGCCTCGCCGCCGCTCGGCTTCTACGCGACGGACGACAGGACCCGGATCGGCAGCGAGATCGACCTGGCCACCCTCATCGCCGACACCCTCGGCCTCAAGCCCGAGTTCGAGGAGGTCTCCTGGGAGAACCTGTTCGTCGGCCTCGACAGCTCGAAGTTCGACGGAGTCCTGTCCAACGTCACGGTGACCGAGGAGCGCAAGGAGAAGTACGACTTCGCCACCTACCGCCTCGACAACATCGCCTTCGAGGCGAAGAAGGGATCGGGCTGGAAGGTGAAGGGCCCGGCGGACGTCGCCGGGAAGACGGTCTCCGTCGCCTCCGGCACCAACCAGGAGAAGATCCTCGTCGACTGGAACGAACAGAACGTCAAGGCCGGACGCGAGCCGGTGGACATCAAGTACTTCCAGAAGGACACCGACTACTACCTGGCCCTCCAGTCGGGCCGCATCGACGCCCACCTCGGCCCGAGCCCCTCGGCCAACTACCACGTCGCGTCGGCAGGACAGTCCGAGATCGTCGGCACGCTCTCGGGCGGCGGCGACGGCGTCCAGGGGAAGATCGCCGCCACCACGAAGAAGGACAGCGGGCTGGTCGGGGCCTACGGAGCCGCGATCGACCACATCATCCAGGACGGTTCGTACGCCGAGGTGCTGGCGCGCTGGGGTCTGTCCAACGAGGCCGTCGAGAAGTCCGAGATCAACCCGCCGGGCCTCCCCAGGACCAAGAGCTGA